In the Burkholderia multivorans ATCC BAA-247 genome, GAAGGCGAAGCAGCCGGTCCAGCGCCTGTGGCTGCAGTCGATGACGCCGCAGGCGATCCGCGACGGTTTCGCGCACCTGCGCAGCGACGCCGACATGCAGCCGCTCGCCGACGCCGCGCGCTGCCGCTCCGAAGCCGACTGGCTCGTCGGCATCAACGGCACGCGGGCGATGACGGCCTTCAACAGCAAGGGCGGCGGCTTCTTCCTGACGACCGTCGGGCGCGTGCAGACGCCGACCTTGTCGATCGTCGTCGAACGCGAAGAGAAAATCCGCCGTTTCGTCCCGCGCGACTACTGGGAAGTGAAGGCGGAATTCGCGTGCGCGGCCGGCTTCTACGAAGGCAAGTGGTTCGACCCGAAATTCAAGCGCGACGAGTTCGATCCCGAGAAGCGCGATTCGCGGCTCTGGAGCCTGCCGGCTGCCGAGACGATCGTCGCCGCGTGTCGCGACCAGGTCGGCACGGTCAGCGAGGAATCGAAGCCGTCGACGCAGCTGTCGCCGCTGCTGTTCGACCTGACGAGCCTGCAGCGCGAAGCGAACAGCCGTTTCGGCTTCTCCGCGAAGAACACGCTGGGCCTCGCGCAGGCGCTGTATGAAAAGCACAAGGTGCTGACCTACCCGCGTACCGACGCGCGCGCCCTGCCGGAGGACTATATCGGCACGGTGAAGTCGACGCTCGAGATGCTCAAGGAGAGCCACAACTACCTGCCGCACGCGAAGCAGGTGCTCGACAAGGGCTGGGTCAAGCCGAACAAGCGGATCTTCGACAACTCGAAGATCAGCGATCACTTCGCGATCATCCCGACGCTGCAGGCGCCGAAATCGCTGTCCGAGCCCGAGCAGAAGCTGTACGACATGGTCGTGAAGCGCTTCCTCGCCGTGTTCTTCCCGGCCGCCGAATACCGCGTGACGACACGCATCACCGAAGTCGCCGGCCATCACTTCAAGACCGAAGGCAAGGTGCTCGTCGAGCCGGGCTGGCTGCAGGTCTACGGCCGCGACGCCGAAGGCGCCGACGCGAACCTCGTGCAGGTGCAGAAGGACGAGAAGGTGAAGACGGACGAGATCGCCGCCGTCGCGCTCGTCACGAAGCCGCCCGCACGCTACTCGGAAGCGACGCTGCTGTCGGCGATGGAAGGCGCCGGCAAGCTCGTCGAGGACGACGAACTGCGCGAGGCCATGGCCGCGAAGGGCCTCGGTACGCCGGCCACGCGGGCGGCGATCATCGAAGGCCTGCTCGGCGAGAAATATCTCGTGCGCGAAGGCCGCGAACTGATCCCGACCGCGAAGGCATTCCAGCTGATGACGCTGCTGCGCGGGCTCGGCGTGAAGGAACTGACCGCACCCGAGCTCACGGGCGAATGGGAATACAAGCTGTCGCAGATGGAGCGCGGCAACCTCGGACGCGACGCATTCATGCAGGAAATCGCGCGCATGACGCAGCAGATCGTCAAGCGCGCGAAGGAATACGATTCCGACACGATTCCCGGCGATTACGCGACGCTCGAAACGCCCTGCCCGAACTGCGGCGGCCAGGTGAAGGAGAACTACCGGCGCTTCGCGTGCACGAAGTGCGACTTCTCGATCTCGAAGATTCCGGGCAGCCGGCAGTTCGAGATCGCCGAAGTCGAGGAGCTGCTGCAGAAGAAGGAGATCGGTCCGCTGTCGGGCTTCCGCAGCAAGATGGGCCGTCCGTTCTCGGCGATCCTGAAGCTGACGTTCGACGACGAAATCAAGAACTACAAGCTCGAGTTCGATTTCGGGCAGGATCAGGGCGGCGACGAAGGCGAAGCGCCCGACTTCTCCGCGCAGGAGCCGGTCGGCACGTGCCCGAAGTGCAAGGGCCGCGTGTTCGAGCACGGGATGAGCTACGTCTGCGAGCACTCGGTCGCGAACCCGAAGACGTGCGACTTCCGCTCCGGCAAGGTGATCCTGCAGCAGGAAATCACGCGCGAGCAGATGGCCAAGCTGCTTGCGGACGGCCGCACCGATCTGCTGCCGAACTTCAAGTCGTCGCGCACGGGCCGCAACTTCAAGGCGTACCTCGTGAAGCAGCCGGACGGCAAGATCGGCTTCGAGTTCGAGAAGAAGGAGCCGAAGGCGGCCGCCGCGAAGAAGACGGCGAAATCGGCGACGAAGGACGCGGAGACCGTCACCGAAGGCGCCGACGAGAAGCCGGCGCCGGCACGCAAGACCGCCGCACGCAAGACGACGACGCGCAAGACGGGCTCGTAACGAGCGCCGCCGCGAGTCGCGCGCGTCGCGGCGGCTCGCCAGCCCGCCAGCCCGTCGGCCCGTCGGGCAAACAAAAAACGCGGATCGATCGCTCGATCCGCGTTTTCTTTTTGGCGCCTCCGTTCGGGCGCCCGCGCGTCGCCGTTACAGCGGCGACGGCGCCGAGACGCGCTGACGGCCTGCGCGCGGCAGCCGCGGCGACAGGTTCGGATCCGCCGGTTCCGGCTGCTCCGCACGCGTTTCGACGCCGATCGGCGGGAGCGTCGCGCCCTGCGCGGCCCACTGCTCGCCCATCGTCGCGTCGGTCGACTTGCTGAAGTACTCGACGAGGTGATCGATGAACGTGCGCACCTTCGCCGGCAGATGGCGCCGGCTCGGATAGGCGATGTTGATCTCGACCTGCGGCAGCTTGAAATCGGGCAGCAGCCGCACCAGCGCACCGCGCGCGATGTCGCCGCCGATCAGGTAGCTCGGCAGGATCGCGACGCCCATCCCGAGCAGCGCGAACTGCCGCAGCATCGCGGTGTTGTTCGCGACGATCACGTTGGTCGGACGCACGCGCACTTCGCCGTCCGGCCCCGTAAACACGCGCTCGTCGCCCCAGTATTCGGTCGGCAGACTCAGGCTCGGATGCTCGGCGAGCTGCTCCGGATGCGTCGGCACGCCGTGCTTTTCCAGATAGCTCGGCGTCGCGCATACCGTCATGCAGCCCGTGGTCAGACGCCGCGTGACGATGCTCGCGCTGCGCATCTGTCGCGTCACGACGATGCCGACGTCGAAGCCTTCCTCGACGAGGTCGACCTGCCGATCGACGAGCGTCAGATCCGGCACCACTTTCGGGAACTGCTCGGTGTACGACTGCAGCACCGGTGCGAGGTTATGCAGGCCGAACACGACGGGCGCGACGATGCGCAGCGTGCCGACCGGCTCGTGATTGCGCGCGACGACCATCTGCTCGACGTCCTCGAGTTCGTCCAGAATCTGGCGCGCACGCTCCAGATAGACCTGCCCCGATTCCGTCAGCGAAAGGCTGCGCGTCGTGCGATTCAGCAGCCGCGTGCCGAGCCGGCCTTCGAGATCGGCGACATGGCGCGTCGCGACCGCGTTCGAGATATCCATTGCACTCGCGGCCCGCGCGAAACTGCCGAGATCCGCAACCTTGACGAACACGCGCATCGACTGCAAATGATCCATAAACGACTCCTGCCGCTGTTACAACTTCAAAAAGTTGAAGCAAATGCGTAATTCTCCTACGACAGCGGAAAAGATGCAGAGTTGCCTATCGCGTCCGCGAATCGAGATAAAAACCATCAAACATCCTTGGTGTGCGCGGATAATTGATCCAATTATTCTGATTGGAGCAACAATTGGGTGAATCTCGTCCGCCAGGCGGCCGAATCAGGAAGGACGTATTTGATGCGACACAACATCGCACCCCGGCGGTCGACGTTGCGCGGCGCCGGGACGGCTGCGGCCGATTGCGGCG is a window encoding:
- a CDS encoding DNA topoisomerase III yields the protein MSKALIIAEKPSVANDIARALGGFTKHDEYFESDEYVLSSAVGHLLEIAAPEEYEVKRGKWSFAHLPVIPPHFDLNPIAKSESRLKVLTKLMKRKDVDRLINACDAGREGELIFRLIVQHAKAKQPVQRLWLQSMTPQAIRDGFAHLRSDADMQPLADAARCRSEADWLVGINGTRAMTAFNSKGGGFFLTTVGRVQTPTLSIVVEREEKIRRFVPRDYWEVKAEFACAAGFYEGKWFDPKFKRDEFDPEKRDSRLWSLPAAETIVAACRDQVGTVSEESKPSTQLSPLLFDLTSLQREANSRFGFSAKNTLGLAQALYEKHKVLTYPRTDARALPEDYIGTVKSTLEMLKESHNYLPHAKQVLDKGWVKPNKRIFDNSKISDHFAIIPTLQAPKSLSEPEQKLYDMVVKRFLAVFFPAAEYRVTTRITEVAGHHFKTEGKVLVEPGWLQVYGRDAEGADANLVQVQKDEKVKTDEIAAVALVTKPPARYSEATLLSAMEGAGKLVEDDELREAMAAKGLGTPATRAAIIEGLLGEKYLVREGRELIPTAKAFQLMTLLRGLGVKELTAPELTGEWEYKLSQMERGNLGRDAFMQEIARMTQQIVKRAKEYDSDTIPGDYATLETPCPNCGGQVKENYRRFACTKCDFSISKIPGSRQFEIAEVEELLQKKEIGPLSGFRSKMGRPFSAILKLTFDDEIKNYKLEFDFGQDQGGDEGEAPDFSAQEPVGTCPKCKGRVFEHGMSYVCEHSVANPKTCDFRSGKVILQQEITREQMAKLLADGRTDLLPNFKSSRTGRNFKAYLVKQPDGKIGFEFEKKEPKAAAAKKTAKSATKDAETVTEGADEKPAPARKTAARKTTTRKTGS
- a CDS encoding LysR family transcriptional regulator: MDHLQSMRVFVKVADLGSFARAASAMDISNAVATRHVADLEGRLGTRLLNRTTRSLSLTESGQVYLERARQILDELEDVEQMVVARNHEPVGTLRIVAPVVFGLHNLAPVLQSYTEQFPKVVPDLTLVDRQVDLVEEGFDVGIVVTRQMRSASIVTRRLTTGCMTVCATPSYLEKHGVPTHPEQLAEHPSLSLPTEYWGDERVFTGPDGEVRVRPTNVIVANNTAMLRQFALLGMGVAILPSYLIGGDIARGALVRLLPDFKLPQVEINIAYPSRRHLPAKVRTFIDHLVEYFSKSTDATMGEQWAAQGATLPPIGVETRAEQPEPADPNLSPRLPRAGRQRVSAPSPL